From a region of the Roseivirga sp. 4D4 genome:
- a CDS encoding pyridoxal phosphate-dependent aminotransferase gives MREKNVQLYDFGQAIINMSPPRSVSSFLKSVDWSNPDYQRICPVPGMKSLRKKIAQYRQKVFDKPINEDNVIVTCGANHAVYMAINSISIPQDDVVVFSPYFFNHFIAIQTQELNPHPIRLGNDMLPDLDLITDDIVNKKAIVLSSPLNPSGTYLSADQLTGLSKMAQSKGTTLILDETYFEFQKENDPPNLLNDSTILVGSFSKSMCIAGLRIGYLIAPHNLIEEMLKLQDTMVISPNTIGQMAADKGLDEITSHTSKVRKELKKRSKALSEGLAEINVFDEIHGDIDLFHFTKLPGKKNGKTVKNDVLLAEELLKKGIIVMPGNVAGQQGYLRWTVGNISTEEISESIPILKAFFDSYSE, from the coding sequence ATGCGCGAAAAGAATGTCCAACTTTATGATTTTGGACAGGCCATTATCAATATGTCACCGCCCCGTTCCGTTTCCTCATTTTTAAAATCTGTTGATTGGAGTAATCCTGACTATCAGCGAATTTGCCCAGTACCTGGCATGAAATCCTTGCGCAAGAAAATAGCCCAATATCGGCAGAAAGTGTTCGACAAGCCAATTAACGAAGATAATGTCATTGTTACCTGTGGGGCCAATCATGCTGTATATATGGCAATAAACTCCATTTCAATTCCACAAGATGATGTGGTGGTATTTTCGCCATATTTTTTTAACCATTTTATCGCCATACAGACCCAAGAACTTAACCCACATCCAATAAGATTGGGCAACGATATGTTACCAGACTTAGATCTTATAACCGATGACATTGTCAATAAAAAAGCGATAGTCCTTTCCTCACCGTTGAACCCTTCAGGAACATATTTATCAGCTGACCAGCTGACCGGTTTGTCTAAAATGGCGCAGTCAAAGGGCACCACTTTAATTCTGGATGAAACCTATTTCGAATTTCAAAAAGAAAACGACCCTCCAAATCTTCTTAATGACAGTACAATTCTTGTTGGCTCATTTTCAAAATCAATGTGCATCGCTGGATTGAGAATAGGCTATTTGATCGCTCCTCACAACCTGATTGAGGAAATGTTGAAACTCCAAGATACCATGGTGATATCACCAAATACAATAGGTCAAATGGCCGCCGATAAAGGACTGGATGAGATAACATCTCACACATCAAAGGTTCGAAAGGAACTCAAAAAAAGGAGTAAGGCTCTTTCTGAGGGACTAGCTGAAATCAATGTTTTCGATGAAATACATGGTGACATAGACTTATTCCATTTCACAAAATTGCCTGGGAAAAAGAATGGTAAAACTGTTAAAAATGACGTCTTACTAGCCGAAGAGCTATTAAAGAAAGGCATCATTGTTATGCCAGGAAATGTTGCTGGACAGCAAGGGTATTTAAGATGGACTGTTGGTAATATCTCAACAGAAGAAATATCTGAATCTATACCTATCCTGAAGGCTTTTTTTGACAGCTATTCTGAATAG
- a CDS encoding ABC transporter substrate-binding protein, whose product MKNIKILLIAIMTVCCVVMLKSCKKNSESDTFKIGVLAPVTSFMSGHGTSIEKGARIAQLILNEEDGILGKKVELIVLDTQSDPSVTVDRTKELIEKHDVKLLIGTGTSASSLAAITPATEKKVPFIYSLDGECKTCSFGDASSVSTSVWGSGFTERMIVEPYLKYLEGRFRKSQDDDFKVFFVGGDYVYPRTTNAYAIEVAKKLGFTILAEEYTDMSTKDYTPVIRRILDENPDLLIVTNPGAAGVSFMRQALQLELNEKVVIGGFATFDQEAIDAMGNASEGVFVVNRYSKFLNNTQNDEFLKLYSEKYSNDNLMPGPTAAAGSFGSIMLAAKAFNQAKSDELIDFRRHMNGAEMMLPQGPVRVNPDNQIFEQHVYIMQIRDQQYNLVQDLGIQIHPNFEGCSVK is encoded by the coding sequence ATGAAAAATATCAAAATACTTCTTATAGCAATCATGACTGTCTGTTGTGTGGTCATGTTAAAGTCTTGTAAAAAGAACAGTGAGAGTGATACTTTTAAAATTGGGGTTCTAGCTCCTGTGACCAGCTTCATGAGTGGTCACGGAACAAGTATAGAGAAAGGTGCCCGTATTGCTCAACTGATTCTTAATGAGGAAGATGGAATTCTAGGAAAGAAGGTAGAACTGATTGTCCTAGACACACAATCTGATCCATCCGTAACAGTGGACCGCACAAAAGAACTAATTGAAAAACACGATGTTAAACTCTTGATCGGAACAGGCACGAGTGCGTCATCACTTGCGGCCATAACTCCGGCCACAGAAAAGAAGGTGCCTTTTATTTACTCTTTGGATGGAGAATGTAAGACATGTTCCTTTGGAGATGCTTCTTCTGTTTCTACCAGTGTTTGGGGCTCTGGGTTTACCGAAAGAATGATTGTAGAACCTTATCTCAAATACTTGGAAGGGAGATTTAGGAAAAGTCAAGATGACGACTTTAAGGTTTTCTTTGTTGGTGGTGATTATGTCTATCCTAGAACTACTAATGCCTATGCAATTGAAGTGGCGAAGAAATTGGGATTTACAATTCTTGCTGAAGAATACACCGATATGTCTACTAAAGACTATACACCAGTAATAAGAAGAATCTTGGACGAAAATCCCGACTTATTAATAGTCACCAATCCAGGTGCAGCGGGAGTGTCGTTCATGAGGCAAGCCTTACAGCTTGAGTTGAATGAAAAAGTTGTCATTGGCGGATTCGCAACTTTCGATCAAGAAGCAATCGATGCTATGGGAAATGCATCTGAAGGGGTTTTTGTAGTCAATCGATACAGCAAATTTCTTAACAATACTCAGAATGATGAATTCCTAAAGTTATACTCGGAAAAGTACTCTAATGACAATTTGATGCCGGGACCCACAGCTGCAGCCGGGTCTTTTGGTTCGATTATGCTGGCAGCAAAGGCATTCAACCAAGCGAAATCCGATGAGCTTATTGATTTCCGCAGGCATATGAATGGCGCAGAGATGATGCTACCTCAAGGCCCGGTAAGAGTCAATCCTGATAATCAAATCTTCGAGCAACATGTCTATATAATGCAAATCAGAGATCAGCAATACAACCTAGTTCAAGATCTGGGCATTCAAATCCATCCAAACTTTGAAGGGTGTTCGGTGAAGTAA
- a CDS encoding branched-chain amino acid ABC transporter permease, whose translation MKKKLNYKVVIMLVTVLTILMSSYLPSYSLNFLAGVFLMASLTALTDFAWGRAGIIIFGPMLFFSLGSYTSAIFLKNQIDLGLGGLALIAIILIIYLLIFLPSFFRGLKPIQFGLVTLIVSVVFQQLIIDFYELTGGSNGLINFSSNGKFFGLELALSNSRINYFSSTVFSVIILSILLYLKRSNMGKLITLIRDFPDRASSLGFSIAKWRSAVFLLFALLSSFCGFFYAPIVGVVHPGLFSVPYNVVILVWLVIGGRGTLYGPFLAAIFLKGLEFYLGSKFSGYYLILVALTLLITVIFFRRGFITSLSKSINHAASTK comes from the coding sequence ATGAAGAAAAAACTCAACTATAAAGTGGTAATAATGTTGGTAACCGTGCTTACCATATTAATGTCATCGTACCTACCTTCATATTCTCTGAACTTCTTGGCTGGAGTGTTTCTAATGGCATCTCTCACAGCATTGACTGATTTTGCTTGGGGAAGAGCCGGCATCATCATTTTTGGCCCGATGCTCTTTTTCTCTCTCGGTTCATATACATCAGCAATTTTTCTAAAAAATCAAATTGATCTTGGCCTTGGTGGTTTAGCATTAATAGCAATCATTTTGATCATTTACCTTTTAATATTTTTACCCAGCTTTTTTAGAGGTTTGAAGCCAATACAATTCGGTCTCGTAACTCTTATTGTCAGCGTTGTTTTTCAACAACTGATCATTGATTTTTACGAACTCACCGGAGGATCCAATGGTTTGATTAATTTCTCGAGTAATGGTAAATTTTTTGGATTGGAACTAGCGCTCTCGAATTCAAGAATCAATTACTTCAGTAGCACTGTCTTTAGCGTTATAATACTCTCAATACTGCTTTACCTAAAAAGGTCGAACATGGGGAAATTGATTACTCTGATTAGGGATTTCCCAGATCGTGCTTCTTCCTTAGGTTTTAGTATTGCAAAATGGAGAAGTGCTGTTTTTCTTCTCTTTGCTCTTCTATCTTCTTTTTGTGGATTTTTTTATGCCCCGATTGTTGGAGTGGTTCATCCAGGTTTGTTTTCTGTTCCTTATAACGTGGTCATTCTTGTTTGGCTTGTGATTGGTGGACGAGGCACACTCTATGGCCCGTTTCTGGCCGCGATATTTTTAAAAGGCTTAGAATTCTATCTCGGTAGCAAATTTTCCGGCTACTACCTCATTCTCGTAGCTCTTACCCTCCTTATTACAGTTATTTTCTTCAGGAGAGGCTTCATAACCAGTCTTTCAAAATCCATCAATCATGCTGCTTCAACTAAATAG
- a CDS encoding phage integrase SAM-like domain-containing protein, producing the protein MATVRIVLDTRPSNVDKNNKYPLVLRIGHKTQRRDIPFYIRLGKEDFIELDSIEGKKKTAHFKLKGVTNPVRKTKRIHSLYSDIDLWMDENKGEIKLWPITQLKETIERKFFNKQSELSLLKHGAKLIYRFHAEARFSTASSYEDALKIVVKYRKKLFGKDDKQSIPDLFDKTKKDMFTVREELKPYDMPIKAFNFEFAKDFKTYLSTRLKSKNSINIHLRSLQAILNDAEKTYDDLKGHKPLESFKKSSTANTPIVLTHEEINSIRQCSYPEGGSKFHVRNYFLFMFNNMGMNFYDIALARVEQFDGERFSYTRKKTESEGDFFSIKQNEENLSILSYYIQNKSKTAYIFPIIPEGRVGEAIFRAKRDKLKWFNNNIKKIATDLRIEKNLSTYTPRDTWTNLGLQMGIDIRKISSGLGHSSVEITEKHYSQLIQEKILDEINAQITKGPSFN; encoded by the coding sequence ATGGCCACAGTCAGAATAGTCTTAGATACACGCCCTTCTAATGTAGATAAAAATAACAAATACCCTCTTGTTTTACGCATTGGGCATAAAACTCAAAGACGAGATATCCCTTTCTATATCAGACTTGGCAAAGAAGATTTTATTGAACTGGATAGTATTGAAGGGAAAAAGAAAACTGCACATTTCAAATTAAAAGGGGTTACTAATCCTGTCCGAAAGACCAAGCGCATTCATAGCCTTTACAGTGACATTGATCTTTGGATGGATGAGAATAAAGGCGAGATCAAGCTATGGCCGATAACCCAGTTAAAAGAAACCATTGAGAGGAAGTTCTTTAACAAGCAATCCGAGCTTAGTTTATTAAAGCATGGTGCCAAGTTGATTTATCGTTTTCATGCTGAAGCCAGGTTTTCGACCGCTTCGTCTTATGAAGACGCTTTAAAGATCGTTGTCAAATACCGCAAGAAGCTATTCGGTAAAGATGATAAACAGTCTATTCCTGACCTCTTTGATAAGACCAAAAAAGACATGTTTACCGTTAGGGAAGAACTCAAACCTTATGACATGCCGATCAAGGCCTTCAACTTTGAGTTTGCTAAAGACTTCAAAACCTATCTCAGTACCCGCCTTAAATCAAAGAACTCAATCAACATTCATCTGAGAAGCTTACAGGCGATTCTCAATGATGCTGAGAAAACCTATGATGACCTAAAAGGGCATAAGCCATTAGAGAGCTTCAAAAAGAGTAGCACTGCTAATACTCCGATTGTTCTTACGCATGAAGAAATCAATTCTATTCGTCAATGCTCCTATCCTGAGGGTGGGTCAAAGTTTCATGTAAGAAACTACTTCCTGTTCATGTTCAATAACATGGGTATGAACTTCTATGACATTGCCTTAGCACGTGTTGAACAATTTGATGGGGAGCGGTTTAGCTACACACGTAAGAAGACGGAGAGTGAAGGGGATTTTTTCTCAATCAAACAGAATGAAGAGAACCTGTCTATCCTCTCATACTATATTCAGAATAAGTCAAAAACAGCCTATATATTCCCAATCATTCCAGAAGGCAGAGTGGGTGAAGCTATCTTCCGAGCCAAACGTGACAAACTCAAATGGTTCAATAACAATATCAAGAAGATAGCTACTGATTTAAGAATAGAGAAGAATCTCTCAACCTACACCCCACGTGATACTTGGACAAACTTAGGTCTACAAATGGGGATAGATATTCGTAAAATTTCTTCTGGACTTGGTCATTCTAGTGTCGAAATCACTGAAAAGCACTACAGTCAACTAATCCAAGAAAAAATCCTTGATGAGATTAATGCTCAAATTACCAAGGGGCCAAGTTTCAATTAA
- a CDS encoding ATP-binding cassette domain-containing protein, translating to MNIHEIILKLDNLSIGYAHIPIQEDLHLEVGVGQYIAITGRNGLGKTTLLNTIAGLTPKLKGNMFFETSDINQLSTYALAGKGMRYLPDNKGLFKNISVEQNLTIAKKEGHFHLEMVLDLFPRLRSRLSNLSGTLSGGEQQMLAISQMLLANPKLGLIDELSEGLQPDAIQSLLDFLEANRQASGMSLLFVEQRINVVKALSDGAIVFRANKAPEYIGRNLWVSDEALLENLIFN from the coding sequence ATGAATATTCATGAAATTATTCTTAAGTTAGATAACTTATCCATAGGATATGCTCACATTCCTATACAAGAAGATTTACACTTGGAAGTCGGAGTCGGCCAATACATTGCAATCACTGGAAGAAACGGATTAGGGAAGACTACATTATTAAACACCATCGCAGGGCTCACGCCTAAGTTAAAAGGAAACATGTTTTTTGAAACCTCCGACATAAATCAACTTTCAACATATGCCCTGGCTGGGAAAGGCATGAGATACTTACCTGACAATAAGGGGTTGTTCAAAAACATCTCTGTTGAGCAAAACCTGACTATTGCAAAGAAAGAAGGACATTTTCATTTAGAAATGGTTCTTGATCTTTTTCCTCGATTGAGGTCTCGATTGTCAAACCTTTCAGGAACATTGTCAGGTGGGGAACAACAAATGCTAGCAATTTCTCAAATGCTTCTTGCAAACCCCAAGTTAGGTCTCATTGACGAACTGTCTGAGGGTTTGCAACCTGATGCAATCCAAAGTTTATTAGATTTTCTTGAAGCCAATCGTCAAGCTTCCGGAATGTCGCTTTTGTTTGTAGAACAAAGAATAAACGTTGTAAAAGCTCTGTCTGATGGTGCAATTGTCTTCAGAGCCAATAAGGCTCCAGAATATATTGGTCGCAATTTGTGGGTAAGTGACGAAGCCCTGTTAGAAAATCTCATTTTCAACTAA
- a CDS encoding branched-chain amino acid ABC transporter permease, with product MSKIPEILIDSLVSSSHLLLVVLGFYVVYGIMKVINMAHGDLLMLGGYFTAYFNSILGSFWLSVLIAVILCLILGLIIERVVIRPLYSEDKIMTLLATWGVSLMLIELVRLIYGPSGIFVDAPISGVYVLGTFPISRYSIFVLIVSVIITSTFGLLLGYTKFGTLLKAAIHNPWRASQFQINIGKVYSIGFGIGAAVSGFAGAIISPISALTPNMGIDYAFLSFLVIIAGGFRSIWSAIVGSIIVASTRTILSSVIDSTAATIGMLGIILLIIFLKPGGLFEEVEST from the coding sequence ATGTCCAAAATTCCCGAAATATTAATCGATAGCCTTGTCTCCTCAAGCCACCTACTCCTGGTAGTTCTGGGCTTTTATGTTGTCTACGGAATAATGAAAGTGATCAATATGGCACATGGAGATTTACTCATGCTAGGAGGATATTTTACCGCTTATTTCAACTCAATCCTCGGTAGTTTCTGGTTGAGTGTACTGATTGCAGTGATATTATGCCTAATTCTCGGACTAATTATTGAGAGAGTCGTCATTCGACCCCTTTATAGCGAAGATAAGATAATGACATTACTGGCCACCTGGGGAGTGAGTTTAATGTTAATTGAGCTTGTCCGACTAATTTATGGACCATCGGGGATCTTTGTTGACGCACCCATTTCTGGAGTCTATGTTTTGGGAACATTTCCGATATCAAGATATTCAATATTTGTTCTTATAGTCTCGGTTATTATTACATCCACTTTTGGTCTGTTGCTTGGCTATACCAAGTTTGGGACACTATTAAAGGCCGCCATACATAACCCTTGGCGAGCTTCACAGTTTCAAATTAATATTGGCAAAGTCTATTCCATTGGTTTTGGAATTGGGGCTGCTGTGTCCGGGTTTGCCGGAGCAATTATAAGCCCCATATCCGCCTTGACTCCAAATATGGGAATTGATTATGCCTTTCTATCATTCTTGGTGATCATTGCTGGAGGTTTTAGATCAATTTGGTCTGCCATCGTTGGTTCTATAATTGTTGCCTCTACAAGAACGATTCTTAGTTCTGTAATTGATAGTACAGCTGCCACGATAGGCATGCTCGGGATCATACTCTTAATTATTTTCTTGAAACCCGGTGGACTTTTTGAAGAGGTAGAATCAACATAA
- a CDS encoding helix-turn-helix domain-containing protein codes for MNAKIYSRRLRTDYLAKVVNQLIDLRIIKGLTLEDLNHKIGVSDYLVHKWETGHKTPSTFNLCCWANALEAELIIVANDNRPTKPPSETVKAVNDNKLQIVE; via the coding sequence ATGAACGCAAAAATCTACTCGAGAAGGTTAAGAACCGACTATTTAGCGAAAGTCGTGAATCAACTAATTGATCTAAGGATTATTAAAGGTTTAACGTTAGAAGACCTTAACCATAAAATTGGTGTATCAGATTACTTGGTCCATAAATGGGAAACGGGTCACAAAACACCTAGCACTTTCAACTTATGCTGTTGGGCAAATGCTTTGGAGGCTGAATTAATTATTGTGGCTAACGACAATAGGCCAACAAAACCTCCTTCCGAAACAGTCAAGGCTGTAAATGATAACAAATTGCAAATCGTAGAATAG
- a CDS encoding ATP-binding cassette domain-containing protein, with protein MLLQLNSINKSYAGFSVIKNLNLDIDTKSVTAIIGPNGAGKSTLFKIIYGSEISDSGKVIFNGLNISQKNVHERVKLGIGVSMQIPRFPDELLVQELLSLAEGNTEIFKPLASNCSLQKRTESIISRFRQSLWKDLDFKKSISELSHADRKKLDILIGVISAQTLCLLDEPTAGLALSEQEGLIRFLDSLQDEMSVLIIEHNMAFLKQLDKHVSFMHDGQIFMTGTFSEISNNNLIRDIYLGK; from the coding sequence ATGCTGCTTCAACTAAATAGCATCAACAAATCATACGCAGGGTTTTCAGTGATTAAAAATCTCAATTTAGATATCGATACTAAATCTGTAACAGCCATCATAGGTCCCAACGGTGCGGGTAAATCCACCCTGTTCAAAATTATATATGGAAGTGAAATCAGTGATTCAGGCAAAGTCATATTTAATGGCCTAAATATTAGTCAAAAGAATGTTCATGAGCGCGTCAAATTAGGGATTGGAGTGTCAATGCAGATTCCTAGATTTCCAGACGAACTTTTGGTTCAAGAATTACTCTCTCTCGCAGAAGGCAATACTGAGATCTTCAAACCATTGGCTTCAAACTGCTCACTCCAAAAAAGAACAGAGAGTATTATTAGTCGTTTTCGGCAATCTCTTTGGAAAGATCTAGACTTCAAGAAGTCAATATCGGAACTATCCCATGCCGATCGTAAGAAACTAGACATTCTAATCGGGGTTATTAGTGCGCAAACGCTCTGTCTACTAGATGAACCAACAGCAGGATTAGCCCTATCTGAACAAGAAGGGTTGATAAGATTTTTAGACTCTTTGCAAGATGAAATGTCAGTTTTGATAATTGAACATAATATGGCATTTCTCAAACAGCTGGATAAGCATGTCTCATTTATGCATGATGGCCAGATTTTTATGACGGGAACCTTTTCCGAGATTTCAAATAATAACTTAATAAGAGATATTTATCTAGGAAAATGA
- a CDS encoding SUMF1/EgtB/PvdO family nonheme iron enzyme has protein sequence MSKEFRQKLIEKLEDKLGDWQSYSIPELMARSELKGLISDETLRRVLAGKPVRFNTQNLILSAFEESIEKTEFSQLTHGIETAKVVENLLTKNERLFSIRSKKAQIDLTLNFTDTVLRIKCIDDDKDVAEIKKVLGASKEVPDKYFTKHISNALQDLRDERCSSYIILSHLNPRPALVNSLRSSKIKFEPQIKLFTLHEFLQTFFDTKNYLHSLHRKLLKHGLVLENDKKTLDHESLLNIPVRYNLATVPSEDSNENTFIRDEIKSFIKEDDRLLVILGHHGAGKSLSCLISAFELINEDHDNNRIFPLPIVVQATSFLSLQPSAVIGRVHEEIEIQYRASLPRNLIETLVNEGKIVVFIDGIDESRSSGEWSTIKKFFTDLLDNHKYSDRPKYIITARHELFETEEIESRTFSSLQLVKVLSLAACTLDETYRILRNRFSSFDDLKQDNAFGKLIKLTTNPLSLELAIGVLTMMQNPSRKGGGSSQNMAVAREAYDLFSEYTRAWAKREQLRAVSTEITPSLSERLKFCELLAEVAWDNAYSEGIDSEALKFATIEQYKKTGLNITNNPSELEFLFYDAKISSCLIRRNDNFDFPDPRLHSFYLSKRIVSELIDRRSRFTVLRKKRIEQDEFEGLSTFVLGGLNADHFNRIDDILDLLTDLINDSRSFNHCQSFQELSNLHFNLIGLLCWVSIKNSGKHKPLRLQKVYCPYGSVPSFGLEPEILKKLPITVERGNCEFNDLAIFNQSGNGQLLTKKPDALSESQGYLSKTKSIENLQEYCWSNNILERDSNRDVNSQNDLKWVIIPGGKYSLNQWEANDKQEYEDNWWSDTKRRGIKSKLTKGKVDVLTESFLLSQHPVTNGQFLEFILKEHEWSPQNHRDAIGNRWYLLGFNWLIQKYSDDLSRWSVAEIREYDPIWFDSPVVSVTWSAANAFATYHGSYLPLESQIEIAMNLFDYPEDKGLKKDKWYIYFDKEGGKNNETMMIPSYVPRFDCTKANPFSPDQGVHFDLSSFESEMKKLDPSLINIPYHLAGGVSEWTSCQWDPHWPINSNHYGMYKDTIIAPYNNGLGLINQKPKRILSAEDNIEKGYSQRGGSYVTTLDQHGIYHRSVQPVSNANEDVGFRLAKPIY, from the coding sequence ATGAGCAAAGAATTCAGACAAAAACTGATCGAAAAACTGGAAGATAAATTGGGAGATTGGCAGAGCTACTCAATACCAGAATTAATGGCTCGGTCCGAACTAAAAGGTTTAATCAGCGACGAAACTCTTAGGAGGGTGCTGGCAGGTAAGCCTGTCAGATTTAACACTCAAAATCTGATTCTCAGTGCCTTCGAAGAGAGTATTGAAAAAACAGAATTCTCACAACTCACACATGGCATTGAAACTGCCAAAGTAGTTGAAAACCTTCTAACTAAGAATGAACGACTGTTTTCCATAAGGTCCAAAAAAGCCCAGATTGACCTGACATTAAACTTCACAGACACAGTTCTTAGAATTAAGTGCATTGATGATGACAAAGATGTTGCGGAAATCAAGAAAGTGCTGGGCGCCTCGAAGGAGGTTCCAGATAAATACTTCACAAAGCACATATCTAATGCATTGCAGGACCTGAGAGACGAACGATGTAGTAGCTATATTATCTTGTCACACCTAAACCCAAGACCCGCTTTAGTCAATTCACTTAGATCGTCTAAAATTAAGTTCGAACCTCAGATTAAGTTATTTACTCTTCATGAGTTCTTACAAACCTTTTTTGATACAAAAAACTATCTACACTCACTTCATCGTAAACTTCTGAAGCACGGTTTAGTCTTAGAAAACGACAAAAAAACACTCGATCACGAGAGTCTGCTAAACATTCCTGTTCGATATAATTTAGCCACCGTGCCTTCAGAAGACTCTAATGAAAACACGTTCATAAGGGATGAGATAAAGTCCTTTATAAAAGAAGATGATAGACTCTTAGTCATTCTTGGACACCATGGTGCTGGCAAAAGTCTTAGTTGTCTTATTTCTGCTTTTGAACTCATCAATGAAGACCATGATAACAATAGGATTTTTCCATTACCTATAGTTGTTCAAGCGACTAGCTTTTTATCACTTCAACCTTCGGCAGTCATAGGCAGAGTACATGAGGAAATAGAAATTCAATATAGAGCCTCACTACCGCGCAACTTAATAGAAACCCTAGTCAATGAAGGTAAAATAGTCGTCTTCATTGATGGCATAGATGAAAGTAGATCATCTGGCGAATGGTCAACAATAAAAAAATTCTTTACTGATCTACTTGATAATCACAAATACTCAGACCGACCGAAATACATTATAACTGCTCGGCACGAACTCTTTGAAACCGAAGAAATTGAAAGCCGAACGTTTTCCTCTCTACAGCTGGTCAAGGTTTTGTCCCTAGCTGCATGCACATTGGATGAAACTTATCGAATTCTCAGAAATAGGTTTTCATCATTCGATGATTTAAAACAAGACAACGCGTTCGGAAAATTGATCAAATTAACCACTAATCCACTTTCCTTAGAATTAGCCATAGGTGTTCTAACCATGATGCAAAATCCCTCTCGAAAAGGAGGCGGCAGCTCACAGAATATGGCCGTTGCCAGAGAAGCCTACGACTTATTTTCGGAGTACACAAGGGCGTGGGCCAAAAGAGAACAATTAAGGGCTGTGTCCACTGAGATTACACCATCGTTAAGCGAACGCCTCAAGTTCTGTGAATTGTTGGCAGAGGTTGCATGGGATAATGCTTATTCTGAAGGCATAGATTCAGAAGCTCTTAAATTTGCTACTATTGAACAATACAAAAAAACTGGATTAAACATAACGAATAACCCAAGTGAGCTAGAATTTCTATTCTATGATGCCAAGATTTCTAGCTGTTTAATTCGCCGCAACGACAATTTTGATTTCCCTGACCCGAGACTCCATTCATTCTATTTATCTAAAAGAATAGTCTCCGAACTAATAGATAGGAGATCAAGGTTCACAGTTCTCAGAAAGAAGAGAATCGAACAGGACGAATTTGAAGGATTATCTACTTTTGTACTCGGTGGATTAAATGCTGACCATTTTAACCGTATAGATGACATATTAGATCTGTTAACTGATCTTATTAATGATTCTCGAAGTTTTAATCACTGCCAGTCATTTCAAGAATTATCTAACCTACATTTTAATCTAATTGGGCTTTTGTGCTGGGTTTCTATAAAGAATTCTGGAAAGCACAAACCATTGAGGTTACAGAAAGTTTACTGCCCTTACGGATCAGTACCGTCATTTGGTCTTGAGCCAGAAATTTTGAAGAAACTACCGATTACCGTCGAAAGAGGTAATTGTGAGTTCAACGACCTAGCTATTTTCAATCAGAGTGGTAACGGGCAACTCTTAACCAAAAAACCTGATGCTCTAAGCGAAAGTCAAGGTTACCTTTCAAAAACCAAATCAATAGAGAACCTCCAGGAATATTGCTGGTCAAACAATATTCTGGAGAGAGATTCAAATCGTGACGTTAATAGTCAAAATGATCTCAAGTGGGTTATTATACCGGGAGGAAAGTATTCCTTAAATCAATGGGAAGCCAATGACAAACAAGAATATGAGGACAATTGGTGGTCCGACACTAAACGCAGAGGCATCAAATCGAAGCTTACCAAAGGCAAGGTTGACGTATTAACTGAAAGCTTTCTTTTGTCTCAACATCCGGTCACCAATGGCCAATTTTTGGAGTTTATTCTTAAAGAACATGAATGGTCTCCTCAGAATCACAGAGACGCCATTGGGAACAGATGGTACTTATTAGGTTTTAATTGGCTAATTCAAAAGTATTCTGATGATCTATCCAGATGGTCTGTTGCGGAAATAAGAGAATACGATCCAATCTGGTTTGATTCTCCTGTTGTGAGTGTAACATGGTCAGCAGCGAATGCCTTTGCCACTTATCACGGGAGCTACTTGCCGCTTGAAAGTCAGATTGAAATTGCAATGAATTTGTTTGACTACCCAGAAGACAAAGGGCTCAAAAAAGATAAATGGTACATCTATTTTGACAAGGAAGGTGGAAAAAACAACGAAACAATGATGATCCCATCATATGTTCCTCGTTTTGATTGTACTAAGGCGAATCCCTTCAGCCCTGACCAAGGGGTTCATTTTGATTTATCCTCCTTCGAATCAGAAATGAAAAAGCTAGACCCCTCGTTGATCAATATCCCATATCACTTAGCAGGAGGTGTCAGTGAGTGGACCTCTTGTCAATGGGATCCTCATTGGCCCATAAATTCAAATCACTACGGCATGTACAAGGACACAATTATAGCCCCATACAATAATGGGCTAGGACTCATTAATCAAAAACCCAAGAGAATCCTTTCTGCTGAAGACAATATTGAGAAGGGATACTCACAACGGGGAGGTAGTTATGTAACAACATTGGATCAACATGGGATTTATCATCGCTCAGTTCAGCCGGTCAGTAATGCCAATGAAGATGTTGGGTTCCGATTGGCAAAACCTATTTATTAA